A segment of the Mastacembelus armatus chromosome 7, fMasArm1.2, whole genome shotgun sequence genome:
AGGGATCAAGACAGGAGAGATTTGACTTATGTTATGGCTCTGACTTCAAAGAGGGTAACACAGTATCTGTCCAAGGGACTGGCTGAAACACTGAAGGTGGGAatacaaataacaaaacacacaaacaacacaaatatcACAATGCAATGATTTACTCCTCAGAAACTCTTAAATGGGAAATCTTGGATTAAAATAATGTTGATCAAAACTAATATACATGGATCCTGGGAAATGCAGAAAGCTCCATGTGATAACACCACAGCATGAACTATAATACCTTTACTTATGTAGCCCTTTTCAAAATAAGTGACAAAGTGCTTTATGTTAGAATATGAGAAAGAAATTCTAATATCCTGAACAGAAAAGGCCATATCACttttactttgttgttttgctctAGAATTGGCCATGAACATCATTGCAGAGGATCTCAGGTTGCACTCTGGCTGGTAGGGGGGGTCAGGAGATCACGGAAAGGTCATAATGTGCAACAGCAGCCTGCTGCAGTCCAGAAGGTGTCAGGCAATAAACAAGCTTGTGATGCCTGGTGTTAGCAGACTGGACTGATATTTAGAAACACCTGCTGAATAGTAACTAAATAATTTTTATAACTGCTGTTTATAAAAGCCTGTAGTTATTTCACTGCACAATGATGTACTCATGCTGTTGTACTGTTCAGTACTCCTGTGTTTAGTCAAATGCTTTGTTGAATAGTACTGACATTAACTACATCACCAGTAGAAGAATTTCATGTTTTACTATGAAAATATCAACATACGTAGCTTTAAAATTACACAATGCAAAATGTGACAGACATTTGAATGGACATTTCACACTAATGTACTGAGCTGAGCAggaactgaaaataaagttcAGCTGCAGAGACTGAACCACAACTTTATACTGAAGAACAACTATAAAGCACAAACCAGCCACAAATtaaaaaccacatttttaaaaaatgtattagatAAAGTTTAGTACCACTTTATGGGTCATGTCTTCAGTCACATCAGAATACACTGTGGggtctctgtgtttgttgtgtccTTTTTTAAGGCATTTTCCATTTATTGTGAAGCTAACGGAATATagacaagacagaaaacaaggagAGACAAGTGTGACATGCATCAGATGCGGACAGCTAAATTCACGTCAGGGATGTCGTGTTTGTGTGGTGGAAGTCCTAAAAACTTGGCTCCAAGGCTGTCTATTAAATGACATCATATGTTTCATCACTGCAAATCACATGCATGACAATGAGGCAGTTTAAGGCCAATAAGATTTACTTTTAGATGCTGTTAATGCATAAAGAAGCTATAAATTATACAAAGTATAGATGCAGTCTGCAAAACATTAAGTATTAGGCTGTTCCTGCACCTCTCTATCCCCTGGATTATTCCTGGAGGATTTGGATTTTTCGTCTTCAGtggtctgctgctgctcattcaCATGTGCCTTCTTAAGCCAGTCCTTCTCTACATACGCTCTCACCTCCCCCACGCCACACCTCTTCTCTGCATCCACAGCTAGGAGCTTAGCAAACATCTCCATGACTTCTGGAGTGAACCTCTTCCACAGAGGAGGAATATCCTCCTCACTGCTATGTTTCACCTTCGCTCTGTACCAGTCAGCAAACTCTTGGTAGAAGTCATCTGAGTCCATGCAGCGTTCCCAGGGGAAGTAGCCTGTGAGGATGCAGAAGATAACCACCCCGAAGGCCCAGGTGTCCAGACTAGGCTCTACGCTAAGCGGAGGAGCAGTCGCTTCTTTCTGGCCATCCAGCAGGACCATGGTACAAAGCTCTGGGGCCATATAGGGCAGGGTACCTGTGATGAATCGAATCAGGGTGCCTCTCTTCTGGGCCAGACCAAAGTCTGCTAGTTTGACCTGGCTGCAATGACTGTCCAGCAAGAGGATATTTTCAGGCTTGACATCCCGGTGGACCAGGCCGTGGCTATGGATGAACTCCAAAGCACTGGCGATCTGTAGGGCACAACGTTTTACAGAAGATTCTGGGATACCCACCTGGAACAATTAAAGATAGAGAGTGGAGCTTTTTGTGCCAGAAAAAACCGTGAGGACATGTAGTACTCATCTCACAGCACAGAATGTGTACACAGAACTTTCCGAATGCATCCTCAGAGTCTTTGGGCTTTTGTTCTGTGATTTAACCCAATCATCATTTTGAGTTTTGAGGCTGTGAAATGTGAtactttatacatttatatgttttataccATTGGTAGTTTGTGCAGTTTGGTAGTTCAGTCTGTGGTTTACAGAAATTGTTCCAACTCTATTGGGATGTGGTCTCACTGAATCCTGTCCATGACCTCTGGATTCATGAATTTCGTGTGGGACAAATGTAGGCACACAAGCACACCTGGGACCACCTGCAGTAGTCTCAGTTTGTGAGGTCTGTATGTTGGAATTTAGacagttttgtatttctgtgacTGCCTTTGTTAGTGCTTTAGCGGCAGCCATGTCGATTTATCGGTCAGTTGTTGGCTATAAGATGGACTGATGTAACATTTTCTATGGCAGTTGTTCAGTGAAATAGCTTGTCATCCACTACAAGGACTGTGCCAAGCAGCATGGCAATCAGTGAGTAATCACATACATTTAGTGAAGTATTATGTTGGGTTTCAGTTCTGAGATGCATGTTTCTTTACtagaatatttaaatttttatgtacagtatacttTTACCACATTAATATGCAACAGTTCAGGACTATTACTGTATCCTTCCACTGTTGTGTACGGCTAATGAGGTCCAAATAGCGCCATGTTTGTTGTTTCGCTTCAGAGAAGCTGGACATCATTTATGGAAATAATGGATTTAAAGATGCAATGTGTAAAacgtgaaagatttagcagaatctagtggtgagattgctgGATGCAACCTTCTGAACACACTCGTGGAAACATAGTGGTGAAACAAGGCTGCCCCCATGAAAGAAGATCAGCTTATTATGTTggtttaaaaggctcattctaagattaagaaacaTGATGTAAACCCCCAGCCATAAcaggtaaaataaattaatgttgAGCAGCTGGTGTGACAGAGTGTCAGAATTATGGATTATACATGGTGCCAAGGTCACATACAGGTTATTCTGTCCCTAAATAGAATCTCACAGACTCTCTGCGTGGGTGTAACCTTGGTCTCTTAGTTTTGTTTTGCCAACATTTCACTCACCTTTGGCTGGATGACAGCAAACAGGTCCCTCCCAATGACAAGCTCCTGTGCAAAGCAGTAGTGCTCAGTGGACTGGAAGGCAATGCCAAAGAGGCCCACGATGCAGGGGTGACAGGACAGGTGTAAAGAGATGCAGTACTCTCGCAGAAAGCCCTGCAGCTTAGTCGAGGCTTTGGGCATCACTTTCAAGGCCATGGGAGTCCCTGCAGGCCATCCACATGTTACTTTGGatattattataattgttaATGCACATCATCTTTGCCCTAAAGAAAAGAAGAACTAAAAATGTCTATGACCACTTAGGTAACACTTTACTTATAGTATAGTAATTATCACTCTACTGGTTTCAAATTCAAAGCCTCCACACCTTGAGCCAGCCAGTTCATGCTGTGAATACTGCTCTCTCTTCTGTGTGCACCAACTCCACCACTGCTTTGGCTCGACTATCTGCCTCTATGGGCTGCTAGTTACCCATTCAGTCGGAAGAATGGAGTTACCAGTGTTATTTTATATCTTTCAAGTAGTACTTTCCCCATCTCTCTTCTGGATTCTGTTACCCCctcattttcttaatttcagCACCTCTATGCTAAATTTCCAGTAACTGCTTTGATATAAAATAATAGATCCGACATAGCAAAATGTCTTAAAGGGGAtaaattaacaaatatttttgctAACTACTTAAAAAATGGCCAAAATATGTGATTATCTAACATTTTTTcgcatttattttttacattttatcaaAGATAACCTGCTTTTAATGCCATatcaataaaacatcacagCCATACATTTtcacaaggaaaaaaacatgcttCAAATGagcaaatgtaaaacatttaacCAGCAAATTACTTTAACTGATGAAAGAAAATTAATCAAAAAATATCAATCcatctcatttttctttattgtaaGAGTAGAACTCAAAGTGCAGACAGACCCCTGAAGCGATGTGTCACCAGCAGCACTTTGCCGTATTTCCCTCGCCCGATCTCCTTGATGATGTTGAAGTGTTCCTGGATCTCCAGGTGACTGAGGCTCTGAGCTGTCAGCTCCATCAGTTCGTCGATCAGGCTGCCATCAGCAAGGCCCAGCTCGATCATTTCTACCCACACACAGGCAGGacacaacaaatgtttttacaaactTTAAAGGCATAAACACAAGAGTTATTTACCTATAGCATAAGGCGCATAGTTGGTGCACTGGAATATATGTTACCagaaaaaacatgatttatgtATCAGATGTGTTTTATAGAAAGTACTGTCTCTCCAACTTTCCAAACCTGAtggtcacattttcatttatactATAAGTGCAGCCCTATGGATGTCGTCCAGCTGAgcctgtgtgaaaatgtgtgtttcacattttaaaaaacacacacgtcTCTTTTTTTATGACGGGGTCCACTTTTTACTCCACCTTACAGTCTCGCCATTCACAACAGCTGTAAACACGCCTGATTTTGGATGTGATTATATAATGCACCCTCAAAACTAGCTCTGTTTGAGCATAACCCAAAGAAtcattatatattaaaaaataaacaggtcaTTATTAACAGATCTAATTCCACGTAAAAAACTATAGAATGCATATGAAAGATAAGCAACTTGATTTAATATTTCCTGGTTTGCTTTCTTGCATATTATCCCGTCTCCTGTCTGTATCACTGTTACCAtctaataaaaaatgaatagatATGAAAAAAAGTATAGTCAACTGTAGAATATATAAGCACATGCTGACGAATTCTCATTGTCTTCATTTTACTATGCCTGCAGGCAGTTAACTACAAACAATGAGTCTATTTCTTCACTGCAAATGCTGCAGCTATGAGTCCAACAGTCTTTCCACAGGGCATCAGGATAATTAACTCTGTGCTCTGATCCTATGGGAGATCCTCAGCCACACATTGTCCCCTactattttaatttacttttagtttttctacAGCATATACACGACATTACATAGTTCTCAATTTTGTATTCAGCAtaaatttttaacatttattcttCTTTTCAAATGAGCATTAATTATCAAGTCACATCATGTTGCACTAGACATGTTTTTACATGCCAAATAAAACCATGTATCATTAAATTAtattgaagaaaaaataatgtgtataaactgcagaaagataaaaacatgactgaatATGTTTAAGTATAAAGTATTAAGTATTATACATAACTGATAAAAATTAcaccaaaatattttgttattctaATATTAAGAGAGAATATTGAGAGTGTGTtaacaacagaagcagcagtACTGGACATTTCTTCACATTAAACATAATTAGATGCTGATCACTTTCAGGTCTCACCTCTTTTCTTGTCTGTTCCCAAAAAAGCCACTGAACTCTGAAAACAGAGagccacacacagagaaaagtgaCTCACACACTTGCACCACTACACTAGGGCTAATAAAATCAGTACGCTGTAAAAGTGCAGGCTCAGTGTCTGCTCTGTGCGTCCTCCGActcttttgctgctgctgttacataGATCAACGTGCTGAGTGGACCTTAGAGCTCGTCACTGCCCAGCACATAGCTGTGTGCCCAACTGCTGCTTTGAGGACAGAGCCCAGTTTGACAGCTGATTACCAATGGCTCTGTagagggcacacacacacatgcacacgcacgcacgtacgcacgcacgcacacacgcacacacacacacacacacacacacacccacacacacacacacacacacacacacagacctacaTTCAGTACAGCATAATAAACTACATGCATGAATTTGAACTACAAGTATATGTAAGGCAGATGTTGCCCTATGACTCACATACTCTTTCATATGGCAATTTATATATAGCCTAACTTATATAGTGGTATTTGAGAGGTCCTTGAATCTGTCCCTGGTAATGTtcatatgcacagacacacacacacacacacacacacacacacacacacacacacacacacacacacacacacacacacataatgtgcAGAGCTACAATAGATTTATCCCCAGGAATCTCACTACTTTTTATGCAGTTGTAAACAGTCTTGAATGAAATTGTCACACCAGTCATGAAGTGACAGACTCTAAATATCCCTTGTCAGTCATGCAGATGAGAGGCAAACTTTATAAAGACTTCTATAAGGACTTCATTCCCTTTAACCTTTGCTGTATTACTCATAAGCGCTAATTAGCATATAGtagcatgctaagctaagcagGTAAACATTCTAACATCAGTGTGTTAGCAAGGTTTCTTCAAAGTCTGCTGATATAATGTTCAGATGCTGCTGAGCCCAATCTCTGCTCACATTCATAATGCACACTGTTTCCATAAAAGGCGACTTGGCAAATGTAACTTATTCTCTAACATTTTGCAGGATTTGATAAATGTTAGGATAAGACTCGGGTCTAAATGTATGCTGGTAAGAACATGCCACTTCACTATGGGAGGCCCAGGGGAAGTCTTACTGTCATGACCCTGAACTAGAAGCCATGAATGCACTCAAGCTCTGTAACTCATACAAACAAATCCCTCAAGAGTTGCCTGCAACTTGGGCAGGACTAATGGGGTGTCTGCACCTGTGGGCAAGTAattgagtgtgagagtgtgtttgtgtatgtttgggTTGACCTGTCGTTCATTTTCTGTGCACTCACTCAACGCTTGTGACCCCTAGTAGTTTTTTGTGGTTGCAACATACGTCCACACAAGTAGGACTAATAACACCAGTAAAGATATTGGGTTTCCACCCTCTGTTTTCATATGCATTTTCAAATCATGCATAATATCTGAGTAAAAATTATCTCAAAATATCATAAAAACTTTGAAAGGCTGATTTTTggaaacaagcaaaacaaaaggaCATGggcaaaaaagcaaaagcaaaagctTTAACAAATTAATCATAATGTACAAAGTGCACCTGAAGAGGTGAAAACCAGTCTGTGTGGAACGCTAATGCgataaataaatcaatgcattaaacaaacaatggcacatttacatatattactgattcgctgtggcgaccccttAAGGGCGCAGCCATAAGGAAAACAAGAGGACTGTTTGAGTCTGTTtgtcctccatccatccatccatcttctgtaccgctaatcctgcaacatctggggctggagccaatcccaactGACATTGTGTGAGAGGTGGGGTTCACCCtgcacagatcaccagtctatcacagggttgacacagagagacagagaacagtcacattcacacctacaggcaatttagagagaccaattaacctaaccccaaactgcaggTCTACCCAGAGAAAAACCACATAAACCAAGAGAGAGCATGCAAACCCCAGATAGAAAGACTCCACGAGCAtacaggattcaaacctggaatcttattgctgtgaggcgacTACTACACAGCTGTACCATACTAAAGTTCTTGTTTTAATACAATAGTTTAATGGGACTTAATGGGATCTCACAAACATTCTTTTGGAAATCAGTGCTATAAAGTTTATATGCTTTTAAGTCCAGTTGCAGCTGTATTATACACAACATATAATGCATCTATTTTTCTACCACATAGATTC
Coding sequences within it:
- the LOC113145049 gene encoding serine/threonine-protein kinase SBK1; amino-acid sequence: MIELGLADGSLIDELMELTAQSLSHLEIQEHFNIIKEIGRGKYGKVLLVTHRFRGTPMALKVMPKASTKLQGFLREYCISLHLSCHPCIVGLFGIAFQSTEHYCFAQELVIGRDLFAVIQPKVGIPESSVKRCALQIASALEFIHSHGLVHRDVKPENILLLDSHCSQVKLADFGLAQKRGTLIRFITGTLPYMAPELCTMVLLDGQKEATAPPLSVEPSLDTWAFGVVIFCILTGYFPWERCMDSDDFYQEFADWYRAKVKHSSEEDIPPLWKRFTPEVMEMFAKLLAVDAEKRCGVGEVRAYVEKDWLKKAHVNEQQQTTEDEKSKSSRNNPGDREVQEQPNT